CGAAAAGGTGAAGGCCGCCACCGCACAGATGCCGCCGCCGCGCCATTACGGCGACCTCTCCGACGCAGAGAAAGGCAAGCTCGCCAAGGTGCTGGGCATTTCGCGCAAGGAACTGGACAAGAGCGAGGCGGCCAAGGCGGCGCAAGGCGAATAGCGCTGTCACGGGCAGCCTCGTGATACCCGGCAAAGCGTGGTCAGCCCATTGTGCCACGGGCCAGCTTGCCATACCGGGCGGATCATGAGCAGGCTCGATTCACACCTCGAGACGGCGCTGGCGCGGATTGAGCGCGCCGGGCAACGCCGGACATTGCGCGCCGCCGCGCTGCTCCCCGAAGGACGGGTGGAACGCGGCGGGCGCACGATGCTCGATTTCTCCAGCAACGATTACCTCGGCCTTGCCCGGCATCCGCTGCTGGTGGAGCGCGCGGGCCAGTGGGCAGCGGCGCACGGCGCGGGATCGGGCGCATCGCGGCTGGTCACCGGCACCAGCGCGGCGCACCTGGCGCTGGAAGCCCGCATCGCCGCCTTCAAGCATTGCGAGGCCGCGCTGATCTTCGCCAGCGGCTGGCAGGCCAACGCGGCGGTGATCCCCGCGCTGCTGGCGGCGATGCCCAATGCGCCGCAGGGCCCGGCGGTGTTCACCGACCGGCTGATCCATGCCTCGATGCATGCGGGCCTGGCGATGGCGGGCACCCGCCAGCACCGCTTCCGCCACAACGACCTCGATCACCTCGAAACGTTGCTGGCCGAGAAGGGCGCTGGCGCATCCGCCCGCCTGATCCTCACCGAAAGCGTATTCTCGATGGACGGCGACCGCATCGACATCGCCCGCCTCGCCCAGATCGCCGAGCGCCATGATGCCGCGCTGTTCGTCGACGAGGCCCATGCCACCGGCGTCCTGGGGCCCGAAGGGCGCGGCCTCTCCGCGCTGGTGCCGGGACAGGTCGACCTTATCATGGGCACGTTCAGCAAGGCGCTGGGCGGCTTCGGGGCCTATGTCGCAGGCTCGCAGGTGCTGATCGACTACCTCGTCAACGCCGCCAGCGGGTTCGTCTTCACCACCGCGCCGCCGCCCGCCGTGCTGGGCGCGATCGACGCCGCTCTCGACCTCGTGCCCGCCATGGACGCCGAACGCGCCCATCTGGCCGCGCTGGGCGACCGCCTGCGCTCGGGCCTTGCCCGCCTCGGCCTCGACCACGGTGCATCCTCGACCCAGATCGTACCGGCCATGATCGGCGGTGAGGACGAGGCCATGGCCCTGTCCGCACGGCTGGAGGAGGCCGGTTTCCTCGCCTCCGCGATCCGCCCTCCGACGGTGCCACCCGGCACCAGCCGCCTGCGCCTTGCCCTGCGCGCAGGCCATTCGCCGGCCGATATCGACGCGCTGCTGACGGCGATCGAGGCCCATCGGTGAAGCTGCTGTTCGTGCACGGCTGGGGTTTCGACCGCACGTTCTGGGCGCCGCTTGCCGCGCTGCTGCCGCAATGGCCCCACGCCATCGACGACCGCGGTTATTTCGGTGCGCCCCATGATGCCCGCATCGACGGCCCTTGCGTGGCCGTGACCCACAGCTTCGGCACCATGCGCGTCCTTGCCGCGCCGCCGCCGGGGCTGGCCGGGATCATCGCGGTCAATGGCTTCGAGCGCTTCACCGCCCTGCCTGGCCGCCCCGGCGTGCCCGTCCGCGTGCTGGACCGGATGCTGCGCCGCTTCGAGATCGAGCCGCGCACCGTGCTCACCGAATTTCACCGCAGCTGCGGCAGCGAGGCCACTTTCGGCCAGATCGAAATAGCCCCGGCCCCCCTCCACGCCGACCTTCTGCGCCTGCGCGACGCCGCGCCGCCGATCCCGCGCGTGCCGATACTGGCGCTGCACGGCGGGCGCGACCCGCTGCTGCCTGCGGCCATGCGCGAGGCCACTTTCGCGGGCGCACGGGTCAGCCGGATGAACCATGACACCGGCGGCCACCTGCTCCCCCTCGAAGCCCCGCAGCTATGCGCAGAGGCCGTGCGCGGCATGGTCGAGACCGTGGCATGATGCCGTCCGGCCCAGACCAGCGCGCGCGCATCCGCAGCGCCTTCGCCGCCGCACCGGACTATGACGGACAGGCCCGCGTCCAGCGCGAAGTGGCGGATCGCCTTGCCGCCCGCATTGCCGCGCTGGACCTGCCTGCCGCGCCGCGCGTGCTGGAAATCGGCTGCGGCACCGGCTTCCTCACCGGCGCTCTGGTGGACGTGGGCATCTGCGGCGACTGGCTGGTGACCGACATTGCGCCCGAAATGGTAGAGCGCTGCCAGGCCCGCATGGCACCGATGCAGCAGGGCCGCTCCTTGCGCTTTGCCCTGCTCGACGGTGAGCGCGGCGCCCCGGAAGGAGGGCCGTTCGACCTCATCTGTTCCAGCCTTGCCGCGCAGTGGTTCGACGATGCGCCCGCCGCGCTGGCCCGCATGGCCGGGTGGCTGGCGCCGGGCGGGCACCTGATGGTCACCACGCTTGGCCCCGGCAGCTTCGCGCAGTGGCGCGCTGCCCACGAGGCGGAAGGGATCGCCGCCGGCACCCCCGCCTTTGCCCCCGTCGAAGGCTTCGCCGCGCTGGCGCCCGAAGCGCTCATCGTCGAGGACCATATCGAGCGCCACGCCGACCCCCGTGCCTTCCTGCGCGCGCTCAAGGCCATCGGCGCAGGCACTTCGCATCCCGGCCACCGCCCGCTTTCGCCCGCCCAGCTGCGCCGCGTCATGGCGCGCTTCGCCCAAACTGCCAGATCCCCCCAAACTGCCAAATCCCCCCAAACTGGATGCGAAGTGACTTACGAGGCCGTGACCTGCCACCTCCACCGCGCTAGGTGATCCAGCCATGACTACCCGCCCCATCATCGTCACCGGCACCGATACCGAGATCGGCAAGACCGTATTCGCCGCCGCGCTCGCAGGCGCGCTGGGTGCGCATTACTGGAAGCCGGTGCAGGCCGGGGTCGAGGATGACGGCACCGATGCCATGCGCGTGGCGCGCCTTTCCGGCCTGCCGCGCGGCCATGTTCTGGACGAGGCTTACCGCCTCGCTACGCCTTGTTCTCCCCACCTCGCCGCCGAGATCGACGGCGTGACGATAGACGCGGCAAGGCTTGCCTTGCCCGCAGTCGACGGCCCGCTGGTGGTGGAGGGCGCGGGCGGCGTCCTGGTGCCGATAAGCCGCCGCGAAACTTACGCCGACCAGTTCGCCCGCTGGGGCGCGCCGGTCGTGCTGGTGGCCCGCACCGTGCTGGGCACGATCAACCACACCCTGCTCTCGGTCGAGGCGCTGCGCGCGCGCGGGGTGGCGATCCTGGGCGTGGCCTTCGTCGGCGACCCGGTGGAGGACAGCGAGTCGACGATCTGCGCGATGGGCGACGTGAAGCGACTGGGCCGCCTGCCCCGGCTGGACCCGCTGGAACCCGCCGCCTTGCGCGCCGCCTTTGCCGCCAACTTCCGGCTGGGGGATTTCGCATGACCCTGCCGCCTGCTGCCTCGCCTATCTGGCATCCCTTCACCCAGCACGGGCTGGGCGAGCCGATCCCGCTCGTCACCCATGCCGAAGGCGCGCTGCTGCACACCGCAGACGGACGCACGGTGATCGATGCGGTCTCGTCCTGGTGGGTGACCACGCATGGCCATTGCCACCCGCGCATCATGGCCGCCGTGGCCGAGCAGGCGCAGAAGCTGGATCAGCTCATCTTCGCCGGCTGGACCCACGAACCTGCCGAGGCGGTTGCCGCCGGGCTGACCGCGATCATGCCGCCCGAACTGACGCGGGTGTTCTTCTCCGATTCCGGCTCCACCAGCGTCGAAGTCGCGCTGAAGATGGCGCTGGGGTACTGGAATGCCAATACCCCGGCAAAGGGCGGCACGCCGCGCCACAGGATCGTGGTGATGGAACATTCCTACCACGGCGACACTATCGGCGCGATGTCGGTGGGCGCGCGCGGCGTGTTCAATCAGCCTTATGAGCCGCTGCTGTTCGACGTGGGCCGCATTCCCTTCCCCGCCGCCGGGGCCGAGCAGGAGACGCTGGACGCCCTTGAGGCCCTGTGCCGACATTCGGACACCGCCGCCCTGATCGTCGAGCCGCTGGTGCTGGGTGCGGGCGGAATGCTGGTCTACGGCGCCGAAACGCTCAAGGCCATGGCCGATATCTGCGCCAGATACGGCGTCCTGTTCATCGCCGACGAAGTGATGACCGGCTGGGGCCGTACCGGCACCCTGCTGGCGTGCCAGCAGGCGGGCGTCGTCCCCGATATCCTGTGCCTTTCCAAGGGCCTCACCGGCGGTTCACTGCCGCTGGCGGTGACGATGGCGAGCGAGGCGATCTTCGCCGCGCACTGGTCCACCGACCGGGCGCGGATGTTCTTCCATTCCTCCAGCTACACCGCCAATCCGATCGCCTGCGCGGCGGCTGCTGCCAACCTCGCCATCTGGCGTGAGGA
The DNA window shown above is from Novosphingobium sp. P6W and carries:
- a CDS encoding adenosylmethionine--8-amino-7-oxononanoate transaminase, which translates into the protein MTLPPAASPIWHPFTQHGLGEPIPLVTHAEGALLHTADGRTVIDAVSSWWVTTHGHCHPRIMAAVAEQAQKLDQLIFAGWTHEPAEAVAAGLTAIMPPELTRVFFSDSGSTSVEVALKMALGYWNANTPAKGGTPRHRIVVMEHSYHGDTIGAMSVGARGVFNQPYEPLLFDVGRIPFPAAGAEQETLDALEALCRHSDTAALIVEPLVLGAGGMLVYGAETLKAMADICARYGVLFIADEVMTGWGRTGTLLACQQAGVVPDILCLSKGLTGGSLPLAVTMASEAIFAAHWSTDRARMFFHSSSYTANPIACAAAAANLAIWREEPVMECVADLARRQSAWLEKLGRFCHFDNPRALGTIAALDLRTRGEGGYMDGLAPELMAFFRSRDILLRPLGNTVYVMPPYCITDDQLDEVWNAIGEAVISF
- the bioD gene encoding dethiobiotin synthase is translated as MTTRPIIVTGTDTEIGKTVFAAALAGALGAHYWKPVQAGVEDDGTDAMRVARLSGLPRGHVLDEAYRLATPCSPHLAAEIDGVTIDAARLALPAVDGPLVVEGAGGVLVPISRRETYADQFARWGAPVVLVARTVLGTINHTLLSVEALRARGVAILGVAFVGDPVEDSESTICAMGDVKRLGRLPRLDPLEPAALRAAFAANFRLGDFA
- a CDS encoding methyltransferase domain-containing protein, with protein sequence MMPSGPDQRARIRSAFAAAPDYDGQARVQREVADRLAARIAALDLPAAPRVLEIGCGTGFLTGALVDVGICGDWLVTDIAPEMVERCQARMAPMQQGRSLRFALLDGERGAPEGGPFDLICSSLAAQWFDDAPAALARMAGWLAPGGHLMVTTLGPGSFAQWRAAHEAEGIAAGTPAFAPVEGFAALAPEALIVEDHIERHADPRAFLRALKAIGAGTSHPGHRPLSPAQLRRVMARFAQTARSPQTAKSPQTGCEVTYEAVTCHLHRAR
- a CDS encoding alpha/beta fold hydrolase; this encodes MKLLFVHGWGFDRTFWAPLAALLPQWPHAIDDRGYFGAPHDARIDGPCVAVTHSFGTMRVLAAPPPGLAGIIAVNGFERFTALPGRPGVPVRVLDRMLRRFEIEPRTVLTEFHRSCGSEATFGQIEIAPAPLHADLLRLRDAAPPIPRVPILALHGGRDPLLPAAMREATFAGARVSRMNHDTGGHLLPLEAPQLCAEAVRGMVETVA
- the bioF gene encoding 8-amino-7-oxononanoate synthase — encoded protein: MSRLDSHLETALARIERAGQRRTLRAAALLPEGRVERGGRTMLDFSSNDYLGLARHPLLVERAGQWAAAHGAGSGASRLVTGTSAAHLALEARIAAFKHCEAALIFASGWQANAAVIPALLAAMPNAPQGPAVFTDRLIHASMHAGLAMAGTRQHRFRHNDLDHLETLLAEKGAGASARLILTESVFSMDGDRIDIARLAQIAERHDAALFVDEAHATGVLGPEGRGLSALVPGQVDLIMGTFSKALGGFGAYVAGSQVLIDYLVNAASGFVFTTAPPPAVLGAIDAALDLVPAMDAERAHLAALGDRLRSGLARLGLDHGASSTQIVPAMIGGEDEAMALSARLEEAGFLASAIRPPTVPPGTSRLRLALRAGHSPADIDALLTAIEAHR